The following are from one region of the Leptospira yasudae genome:
- a CDS encoding cytochrome c maturation protein CcmE, translated as MNIKFTVLAGIILVSLGSIAYFSSKETSYTLLDASELAASPAKYQDDLLRVRGFVKLGSVVREGKTAKFILEFNEKQIPVFFTGESLLPDAFKEGTRARVDGYMKDGVLVSDHVEAKCASKYEADYSEENK; from the coding sequence ATGAACATCAAATTTACGGTCCTCGCAGGGATCATTCTCGTTTCCCTCGGCTCCATCGCTTACTTCTCCTCTAAGGAAACTTCCTATACCTTACTCGACGCTTCCGAACTCGCCGCTTCTCCCGCAAAATACCAAGACGATCTTTTGAGAGTGAGAGGATTCGTGAAACTCGGCTCCGTGGTTCGCGAAGGCAAAACCGCAAAGTTCATCTTAGAATTCAACGAAAAGCAAATCCCCGTTTTTTTTACGGGAGAATCCCTTCTCCCCGACGCGTTTAAGGAAGGAACCCGTGCCAGAGTCGACGGTTACATGAAGGACGGTGTTCTCGTTTCCGATCACGTGGAAGCGAAATGCGCCTCCAAATACGAAGCCGATTATTCGGAAGAAAACAAGTAA
- a CDS encoding YdcF family protein, with protein sequence MSTILFSISKLATLVLFPLSLVLLILLFVGARLRTWKEKFSVWIPVLFLWILSTSTVSQTLIRSLELYYPPVSLEKVPKADVILVLGGMVSTLSIHDEPVELYNSAERLTETVRLYRAHKAPKILFSGGSGNLFYQEVPESEPAGRFLKQMGIPDSSLILESKSRNTAENKSFAVELLKERGWTSVILVTSSFHMKRSVEIFQEKGITIIPFPTDFRTQKAVLTLDNFFPSTSCLENSTISIKEWIGILVHKIKNS encoded by the coding sequence ATGTCCACGATCTTATTCTCCATTTCCAAATTAGCCACGCTCGTCTTATTTCCTTTATCCTTGGTTCTTCTGATTCTTTTGTTCGTCGGGGCGAGACTGAGAACTTGGAAAGAAAAATTCTCCGTTTGGATTCCGGTCCTATTTCTTTGGATCTTATCCACGAGCACGGTTTCGCAAACGCTCATCCGATCTTTGGAACTCTATTATCCTCCGGTTTCTTTGGAAAAAGTTCCGAAGGCCGACGTAATACTCGTGTTAGGCGGTATGGTTTCCACTTTGAGCATTCACGACGAACCCGTGGAATTGTATAATTCCGCCGAAAGACTCACCGAAACCGTCCGTCTTTACAGAGCGCACAAGGCTCCAAAAATCCTCTTTTCCGGAGGCTCCGGTAATTTATTTTACCAGGAAGTTCCCGAGTCCGAACCCGCGGGCCGTTTTCTAAAGCAGATGGGAATCCCGGATTCTTCCCTGATTTTGGAATCGAAAAGTCGGAACACCGCGGAGAACAAGAGTTTTGCGGTGGAGCTACTCAAAGAACGCGGTTGGACTTCCGTCATTCTAGTGACTTCTTCCTTTCATATGAAACGTTCGGTGGAAATCTTTCAGGAAAAAGGGATCACGATCATCCCCTTTCCTACGGATTTTAGAACGCAGAAGGCGGTTTTGACCCTGGACAACTTTTTTCCCTCCACTTCCTGTCTCGAAAACTCCACGATTTCGATCAAGGAATGGATCGGAATTCTCGTTCATAAGATCAAGAATTCCTGA
- a CDS encoding tautomerase family protein: MPYVNLQVAGPLTRKQKEEIVKEFSETLHRVAGRPPEVTYIVIEEVAKENWAVGGKLLE; this comes from the coding sequence ATGCCTTACGTCAACTTACAAGTCGCAGGTCCTCTCACTCGCAAACAAAAAGAAGAGATCGTTAAAGAGTTTTCCGAAACGTTGCATCGAGTCGCGGGAAGACCTCCCGAAGTCACTTACATCGTCATCGAAGAAGTCGCAAAAGAAAATTGGGCGGTCGGCGGAAAACTGCTCGAATAA
- a CDS encoding zinc ribbon domain-containing protein translates to MDLLLIPFYIVLIGIVVAPFVYIRYAIDTKASESESEKLELINRREVILENLRDIKIEFDTGKLTEAEFQTISSGIVKDLEDFDEKIRTIAQSIPKPQAVTAPNTGEILPKYCHECGFKIEIYGAKFCPSCGTKLIV, encoded by the coding sequence ATGGATCTTTTACTCATTCCATTTTACATCGTTCTGATCGGGATCGTAGTGGCGCCCTTCGTTTATATCCGATACGCGATCGATACAAAGGCTTCCGAAAGCGAATCCGAAAAACTCGAACTCATCAATCGGAGAGAAGTGATTCTCGAAAACTTACGAGACATCAAGATAGAGTTCGATACGGGAAAATTGACGGAGGCGGAATTTCAAACGATCTCTTCCGGGATCGTCAAAGATCTGGAAGACTTCGACGAAAAGATCCGTACGATCGCGCAGAGCATTCCGAAACCTCAGGCTGTTACGGCCCCGAATACGGGGGAAATTCTTCCGAAATACTGTCATGAATGCGGCTTTAAAATCGAAATCTACGGAGCGAAATTTTGTCCTTCGTGCGGTACAAAACTGATCGTCTGA
- the hisE gene encoding phosphoribosyl-ATP diphosphatase — translation MEFLLQLESILKKRKQDLPDKSYTADLFRGGVDRILKKVGEEAGEVIIAAKNSDKKELTHEAADLLFHLQVLLVEQGLSLQDIVEELRKRHS, via the coding sequence ATGGAATTTTTATTACAGTTGGAAAGCATACTCAAAAAAAGAAAACAGGATCTTCCCGATAAATCGTACACCGCGGATCTGTTCCGAGGCGGAGTCGATCGGATTCTCAAAAAAGTGGGGGAAGAGGCCGGAGAGGTCATCATCGCCGCTAAGAATTCGGATAAGAAAGAACTCACGCACGAAGCCGCGGATCTTCTTTTTCATCTTCAGGTTCTGCTCGTGGAACAAGGACTTTCTCTTCAGGACATCGTGGAAGAACTTCGCAAACGTCATTCTTAA
- a CDS encoding TonB-dependent receptor, with the protein MKKQLQYYFRIFLFSIFLSPFSIFALDVALTGSVKDKEGNPVPNARVLIQESRKSAVSDDKGEFVLDHVPPGKYTLIAIARGYHSESLSVTIGEKDQKIQFALAKSSLDESAINVTAKSTISDFLTSPQPITVLSGRQLDRQRGETAMSAINNTPGVSNLTTGAGTSKPIIRGLTGQRVLVMTDGIRQEEQQFGDDHTVELDAFNIQKIEIIRGPGSLLYGSDALGGVVNVIRDKAPLSGEGVPRMAGVFNSNSYSNNKQDAGNFAVFGNIDGFGYRASSNTRKAGRITTPNGTIPNTGMIEKNQSASIGLDGKWGNFYVDSFRREQTQDLFDNPNENPGSTVHQKLLHEKSHFHSFLIFSAGNLELDFSYQRNNRREIESKNKLLPIKDVLLDESVDVFDKSFQYYQATSRAKYQGLNLFLDTATADAKFHHKPIFNLLKGTFGVSGLEQKNRTIGTEPLIPSYGIVNVAGYFLEELKLGSVTLSAGVRGDKRSADIRNNAALGITEQTKNYYATTGSAGLVWRIDKSFSTILNYGRGFRAPTPFELFSNGVHEGTGKFEIGKDALKPEYSNNLDLSFRYGSSRIQTEISVFQNHIQNFIYAASIAEIDPESGLPKYKYKQGDAMLRGGEFSIQAEVTRKLVLSGGIDIVHARNQNDTNPLPRTTPNRARAGLRWTEESLWGMKNFYVSINGRFYDSQYRVDPKETPSKGYNLTDIGLGFELPYFGDGTSKPTVDLSVQNVFNVAYVDHLSRYKDYALNPGINAILKVSFPFTVIQ; encoded by the coding sequence TTGAAAAAGCAATTACAGTATTATTTTAGAATATTCTTATTTTCTATTTTTCTTTCACCGTTTTCTATTTTCGCCTTAGACGTCGCTTTAACGGGAAGCGTCAAAGATAAGGAAGGAAATCCTGTTCCCAACGCTCGAGTTCTCATCCAGGAATCGAGAAAAAGCGCGGTTAGCGACGACAAGGGAGAATTCGTGTTGGACCACGTTCCTCCGGGGAAATACACGTTGATCGCGATCGCGAGGGGATATCATTCCGAATCCCTCTCCGTTACGATCGGGGAAAAGGACCAGAAGATCCAATTCGCATTAGCAAAAAGTTCCCTGGACGAATCGGCGATCAACGTCACGGCAAAGTCAACGATCTCGGACTTTTTGACTTCTCCTCAACCGATCACGGTTTTGTCGGGAAGGCAACTTGATCGGCAACGAGGCGAAACCGCGATGTCCGCGATCAACAACACTCCCGGGGTTTCCAACCTAACCACGGGCGCCGGAACTTCCAAACCGATCATCCGGGGTTTGACGGGACAAAGAGTTCTCGTCATGACCGACGGAATCCGTCAGGAAGAGCAGCAGTTCGGAGACGACCATACGGTCGAATTAGACGCTTTTAATATTCAGAAAATTGAAATCATTCGCGGTCCGGGAAGTTTGCTCTACGGATCGGACGCTCTCGGAGGCGTGGTAAACGTAATCCGCGACAAAGCCCCTCTGAGCGGAGAAGGCGTTCCAAGAATGGCCGGGGTTTTCAACTCCAACAGCTATTCGAACAACAAACAGGACGCGGGGAACTTCGCGGTCTTCGGAAACATAGACGGTTTCGGTTATCGCGCCAGTTCGAATACTCGTAAAGCGGGAAGAATCACGACTCCGAACGGAACGATTCCGAACACGGGTATGATCGAAAAAAACCAAAGCGCTTCCATCGGTCTCGACGGCAAATGGGGGAACTTTTACGTGGATTCGTTTCGAAGGGAACAAACCCAGGATTTATTCGACAATCCGAACGAGAATCCCGGCTCCACTGTGCACCAAAAACTTCTGCATGAAAAATCACATTTTCATTCTTTTCTAATATTCTCCGCCGGAAATCTGGAGCTCGACTTTTCCTATCAAAGAAACAACCGTAGAGAAATCGAATCCAAAAACAAACTTCTTCCGATCAAAGACGTTCTTTTGGACGAATCCGTGGACGTTTTCGACAAATCATTTCAATATTATCAGGCAACTTCCCGGGCGAAATACCAAGGATTGAATCTTTTTCTCGATACGGCGACCGCGGATGCGAAGTTCCATCACAAACCTATATTCAATCTTTTGAAAGGAACCTTCGGCGTTTCCGGTTTGGAACAGAAAAACAGAACGATCGGAACCGAACCCTTGATTCCCTCCTACGGAATCGTGAACGTGGCCGGATATTTTCTGGAGGAACTCAAACTCGGTTCGGTCACTTTGAGCGCGGGAGTTCGAGGGGACAAACGATCTGCGGATATCCGCAACAACGCGGCTCTCGGAATCACGGAACAAACGAAAAATTATTATGCGACAACGGGTTCCGCGGGTCTCGTCTGGAGAATCGACAAATCGTTTTCGACGATTTTAAACTACGGCCGCGGTTTCCGCGCTCCTACTCCGTTCGAACTTTTTTCCAACGGGGTCCACGAAGGAACCGGAAAATTCGAAATCGGAAAGGACGCCCTCAAACCGGAATATTCGAATAACTTGGATTTGTCGTTCCGATACGGGTCTTCCCGGATTCAAACCGAGATCAGCGTATTTCAAAATCACATTCAAAATTTCATATATGCCGCAAGCATCGCGGAGATCGATCCGGAATCCGGTCTTCCGAAATACAAATACAAACAGGGAGACGCGATGCTCCGAGGGGGAGAATTCTCGATCCAAGCCGAAGTCACCCGTAAACTCGTTCTATCCGGCGGGATCGATATCGTTCATGCACGCAATCAAAACGACACGAACCCTCTTCCGAGAACTACGCCGAACCGCGCGCGCGCCGGTCTTCGCTGGACGGAAGAATCCCTTTGGGGCATGAAGAATTTCTACGTTTCGATCAACGGAAGGTTTTACGATTCTCAATACCGTGTCGATCCCAAAGAAACCCCGAGCAAGGGTTACAATCTTACGGACATCGGACTCGGTTTCGAACTTCCGTATTTCGGAGACGGGACGTCCAAACCGACCGTCGATCTCAGCGTGCAAAACGTATTCAACGTCGCTTACGTGGATCATTTGAGCCGTTATAAAGACTACGCCCTGAACCCGGGAATCAACGCGATCCTCAAAGTCTCGTTCCCGTTTACGGTCATTCAATAG
- a CDS encoding thioredoxin fold domain-containing protein: MKNPMFRTSFLLLLCFCFPISAEIQWEKSVKTAFEKAKTNGKPIFIDVYADWCGYCKTLKNEIYPKKEVQAELSKFVTLSLDGDTFPNLKRKYGIKGYPSILFLDQNGSLIDKITGMPDAKMILKLLRNAYARRNLEKEYLDQLAKDPNGIKANFQVGVYYFEAREYTKAIQFFQKSLDSNETKNVDKKHDALFNLGISYLETGNFKSALATFNSYIAKYPSGDLSSILFFRANAYEELGQKEEAKADYKKVMDLTTDLEEKKDLQIRIDALN; this comes from the coding sequence ATGAAGAATCCAATGTTTCGCACATCTTTCCTTTTGCTCCTCTGTTTTTGTTTTCCGATCTCGGCCGAGATCCAATGGGAAAAATCCGTCAAGACCGCCTTTGAAAAAGCGAAGACGAACGGCAAACCGATCTTCATCGACGTTTATGCGGATTGGTGCGGCTACTGCAAAACTCTCAAAAACGAAATCTATCCCAAAAAGGAAGTCCAAGCCGAACTTTCCAAGTTCGTAACGCTTTCCTTAGACGGAGATACGTTTCCGAACTTAAAACGCAAATACGGAATCAAAGGTTATCCATCGATTCTTTTTCTGGATCAGAACGGAAGCCTGATCGACAAGATCACGGGAATGCCGGACGCGAAGATGATTCTCAAGCTGCTCCGGAACGCATACGCGCGGAGAAACCTGGAAAAAGAATATCTCGATCAGCTGGCAAAGGATCCGAACGGAATCAAAGCCAACTTTCAAGTCGGGGTTTATTATTTCGAAGCGAGAGAATACACGAAGGCGATTCAGTTTTTTCAAAAGTCTCTCGATTCGAACGAAACGAAGAATGTCGATAAAAAACACGACGCATTATTCAATTTAGGAATTTCTTATCTAGAAACGGGAAACTTCAAATCCGCGCTTGCTACGTTCAATTCGTATATTGCAAAATATCCGAGCGGAGATCTTTCCTCCATTCTTTTCTTTCGCGCAAACGCATACGAAGAGTTAGGTCAAAAGGAAGAAGCCAAAGCGGATTACAAAAAAGTTATGGATCTTACCACCGATTTAGAGGAGAAGAAAGATCTTCAGATTCGAATCGACGCGTTAAACTGA
- a CDS encoding LIC10965 family protein, translating into MIGKGLKSGFFVLLLVVSMGREFHTHAEKEISKLSHESYASQQETKAPQTCPICQFQRESHSSWNPDFLIRSSFPVLQTEEFPFPPIFVLSFDLDPIRLGRAPPLSLPLI; encoded by the coding sequence ATGATCGGCAAAGGTCTCAAATCAGGATTTTTCGTTCTTCTGCTCGTCGTTTCGATGGGAAGGGAGTTCCATACCCATGCGGAAAAAGAAATTTCCAAACTTTCTCATGAATCCTACGCTTCCCAGCAGGAAACGAAAGCGCCTCAGACTTGTCCGATCTGTCAGTTCCAACGGGAATCCCATTCTTCCTGGAACCCCGATTTTTTAATCCGAAGTTCTTTTCCGGTTCTGCAAACGGAAGAATTTCCTTTTCCACCAATCTTCGTTTTATCCTTTGATCTCGATCCGATCCGCTTAGGCCGCGCGCCCCCTCTTTCGCTCCCTCTTATCTAA
- a CDS encoding heme lyase CcmF/NrfE family subunit produces MNDFGALCIITSFAILLFSIAQTSYGIWKQDKKAIELGRYTLMANTAVILLAFTVLLVQLFRTDLSNYYVVMHSNEHLPLFYRLTGIWSGSSGSLLFWNLLLSLFTFIVLWQTRELVQDRIPIMNLTLAVIAAFFSYLAVFYPDAQPFREFQPAAVAGRGLNPLLQHWAMVIHPPILYVGYVSFAIPFAIAASALITGHLSENWFRFVRRWTIFSWFFLGTGILLGSKWAYEELGWGGYWAWDPVENASLMPWLLSTAFLHSMIIQERRGMLKFWNMLLIILAFHFCLLGTWITRSGVLEGPHSFSKSTIGTPFIIYIGASFVFFLGFLIYRRNALKPERNLEAMTSKEGSFLFNNFLLVIATLAILLGVFSPLLYGREFKAPWFNSWGVPSGILLILLMGSAPLLAWRKGADKIFFSTLFKPLLVGIAGAGAYILFYSQNFTISDYSLGDVLGEVYSVIAVGLGIFTIAGIAQEYHRGITARKASYPGENYFFAGFRMLLKNKRRYGGYLVHLAMVILFIGFAGNAFKQNTSIKFFYFLNAPEKNEIVYSSQDTGVLGNYQISANTLKIKPLVNGDAKNGLNIQNVIVSHEATFQVKRHLKEFSTMVTERRFYPQISHLSGDFETHIPTSEPSITSTPKEDLYIQLGAIEHSDLSDENPDLPLLFMNYLFTSENQPVRKLENFNRFPRQIVANLEVWVNPLVKFIWAGSILFFLSGLLILLPIGESRS; encoded by the coding sequence ATGAATGATTTCGGCGCCCTCTGCATCATTACGTCTTTTGCAATCCTTCTTTTTTCGATCGCTCAAACCTCTTATGGAATCTGGAAACAGGACAAAAAAGCGATCGAATTAGGAAGATACACGTTGATGGCAAACACCGCCGTCATTCTTCTCGCCTTTACCGTTTTACTCGTTCAACTTTTCAGAACCGATCTTTCCAACTACTACGTGGTCATGCATTCCAACGAACACCTTCCGTTGTTCTACAGACTGACGGGGATTTGGTCCGGCTCCTCCGGTTCCCTTCTATTTTGGAATCTTCTTCTTTCCCTGTTTACGTTCATCGTTCTTTGGCAGACGAGGGAACTCGTTCAGGATCGAATCCCGATCATGAATCTAACGTTAGCCGTAATTGCGGCGTTCTTTTCCTATCTCGCCGTTTTTTATCCGGACGCCCAACCCTTCCGTGAATTTCAACCCGCCGCAGTCGCAGGCCGAGGACTCAACCCTTTGCTCCAACACTGGGCCATGGTCATCCATCCGCCGATCCTGTATGTGGGTTACGTGAGTTTTGCGATCCCGTTTGCGATCGCAGCATCCGCATTGATCACGGGACATCTTTCCGAAAACTGGTTTCGTTTCGTTCGAAGATGGACGATCTTCTCCTGGTTCTTTTTGGGAACGGGAATTCTACTCGGTTCCAAATGGGCGTATGAGGAATTAGGCTGGGGCGGTTATTGGGCTTGGGACCCGGTCGAGAACGCTTCGCTTATGCCTTGGCTGTTATCCACCGCCTTTCTTCATTCCATGATCATTCAGGAACGGAGAGGTATGTTAAAATTTTGGAATATGCTTTTGATCATCCTCGCGTTCCATTTCTGTTTATTGGGAACTTGGATCACTCGAAGCGGAGTTCTCGAAGGACCGCATAGCTTTTCCAAATCCACGATCGGAACTCCGTTTATCATCTACATCGGAGCCAGTTTCGTTTTCTTTCTCGGCTTTTTGATCTACCGCAGAAACGCTCTCAAGCCGGAACGCAATCTCGAAGCCATGACTTCCAAAGAAGGAAGTTTTCTTTTTAATAACTTTCTCCTCGTGATCGCTACACTCGCGATTCTGCTCGGCGTATTCTCCCCTCTTTTGTATGGAAGAGAATTCAAGGCGCCTTGGTTCAACTCTTGGGGAGTTCCGTCCGGAATCCTTTTGATTCTGCTTATGGGTTCGGCTCCTCTTCTTGCGTGGAGAAAGGGAGCGGACAAGATTTTCTTTTCCACTCTCTTCAAACCGCTGTTAGTCGGAATCGCCGGAGCGGGTGCATACATTCTTTTTTATTCGCAGAATTTTACGATCAGCGATTACAGCCTCGGAGATGTGTTGGGCGAAGTCTATTCGGTGATCGCGGTCGGTCTCGGAATTTTTACGATCGCTGGAATCGCACAGGAATATCATCGGGGAATCACCGCACGCAAGGCGTCGTATCCCGGAGAAAATTATTTCTTTGCGGGCTTTCGTATGCTTCTCAAAAACAAAAGAAGATACGGAGGGTATCTCGTTCACTTGGCGATGGTGATCTTGTTCATCGGTTTTGCGGGAAACGCGTTCAAACAAAACACGTCCATTAAGTTTTTCTACTTTTTGAACGCGCCGGAAAAGAACGAGATCGTGTATTCGAGTCAGGATACGGGAGTTCTCGGGAACTATCAGATTTCCGCGAACACGCTTAAGATCAAACCTCTCGTAAACGGGGACGCGAAGAACGGATTGAACATCCAGAACGTGATCGTTTCTCACGAAGCGACGTTTCAAGTCAAACGTCACCTGAAAGAATTTTCCACGATGGTAACGGAACGAAGGTTTTATCCGCAGATCTCGCATTTGAGCGGGGACTTTGAAACCCATATTCCCACAAGCGAACCTTCGATCACTTCCACGCCGAAGGAGGATTTGTACATCCAGCTCGGCGCCATCGAACATTCCGATCTTTCGGATGAGAATCCCGATCTTCCTCTTTTGTTTATGAATTATCTGTTCACGAGCGAGAATCAACCGGTACGCAAACTGGAGAATTTCAATCGTTTCCCGAGACAGATCGTAGCCAATCTCGAAGTCTGGGTGAATCCGCTCGTAAAATTCATCTGGGCCGGTTCGATTCTGTTCTTTTTGTCCGGGCTTTTGATTCTTCTTCCCATCGGAGAATCCAGATCATGA
- a CDS encoding RNA polymerase sigma factor has translation MSVKLDNVEYLYKSYYNKLKFFFLKSGITNETAEELCQETFIKVHNHRERFDSSKGSESTWVYSIARNELIDYFRKSRKEKDLVEFSSWENLVSSYETSAYKMEEEKLLLEKLSKSIHLLKEPEKSIVILHCIHGKSIAETSSHTGIAQRTVSRRLVSALTLLRAELRTSGIDGSWLQGGKE, from the coding sequence ATGAGTGTAAAATTAGACAACGTTGAATACCTGTATAAGAGTTACTACAATAAACTCAAGTTTTTCTTTCTAAAGTCCGGAATCACCAACGAGACTGCGGAAGAATTATGCCAGGAAACTTTTATCAAGGTACACAACCATCGTGAACGATTCGATTCAAGCAAAGGATCGGAAAGCACGTGGGTATATTCGATTGCGAGAAACGAGTTAATCGACTACTTTCGGAAAAGTCGAAAAGAAAAAGACCTCGTCGAATTTTCTTCTTGGGAGAATTTAGTTTCTTCTTACGAAACCTCGGCGTATAAGATGGAAGAAGAGAAACTTTTATTAGAAAAATTATCGAAATCCATTCATTTACTTAAGGAACCTGAAAAATCGATCGTGATTCTTCATTGTATACATGGGAAGTCCATCGCGGAGACGTCTTCCCATACGGGAATCGCTCAGAGAACCGTTAGTAGAAGATTGGTTTCCGCACTAACGCTTTTAAGAGCCGAATTAAGAACGTCCGGAATCGACGGAAGCTGGCTGCAAGGAGGAAAAGAATGA
- a CDS encoding cytochrome c-type biogenesis protein CcmH, whose protein sequence is MKLVYSKILILLAIGASLTATSAVFADSTYTNLTEPDQIRTFHEVTSRIRCICIPSIAIKSCSFNNCTVSAKLKLFIENRIQKGETADLIVHKMVNGFGEEALTDPVIQKFVEAGNTGMANSVVFGFGENILATPDSTWINLSLIFAGLLGFLLIYLYFKRKSPASSAKVESGKADQQGQDSFQRYLSEIQEKQK, encoded by the coding sequence ATGAAACTCGTATATTCCAAGATTCTAATTCTCCTTGCGATCGGCGCTTCGTTAACCGCGACCTCGGCGGTCTTTGCGGATTCAACATACACGAATCTGACGGAACCGGATCAGATCCGGACCTTTCACGAAGTTACTTCCAGAATCCGCTGTATCTGTATTCCTTCGATCGCGATCAAAAGTTGTTCGTTTAACAATTGCACCGTTTCCGCAAAACTGAAACTGTTCATCGAAAACAGGATTCAAAAGGGAGAAACCGCGGATCTGATCGTTCACAAGATGGTCAACGGTTTCGGTGAGGAAGCTCTTACCGATCCGGTCATTCAAAAATTCGTGGAAGCGGGCAACACCGGAATGGCGAACTCGGTCGTGTTCGGATTCGGCGAGAATATTCTTGCGACCCCCGATTCCACTTGGATCAACCTGAGTTTGATTTTCGCCGGCTTGCTCGGATTTCTTCTTATCTACTTATACTTCAAACGCAAAAGCCCGGCCTCTTCCGCAAAGGTAGAATCCGGTAAGGCCGATCAACAAGGACAGGATTCTTTTCAAAGATATCTTTCCGAAATACAGGAAAAACAGAAATAA
- a CDS encoding DUF1272 domain-containing protein: protein MLELRPICENCEKPLPPESTEALICSFECTFCVSCNEKYLMDICPNCGGNFVPRPIRPVRDWKGGNYLGKYPASAKKKFRPVNAAEHLAFVKKLSEIPPNQR from the coding sequence ATGCTGGAACTTAGACCGATCTGCGAAAATTGCGAGAAACCATTGCCTCCCGAATCGACGGAAGCTTTGATTTGTTCCTTCGAATGTACGTTTTGCGTTTCCTGCAACGAAAAATATCTGATGGATATTTGTCCGAACTGCGGCGGAAATTTTGTTCCTCGTCCGATTCGACCCGTACGCGATTGGAAAGGGGGGAATTATCTCGGAAAATATCCGGCCAGCGCCAAAAAGAAATTCAGACCCGTGAATGCGGCGGAACATCTGGCCTTCGTAAAGAAGCTTTCTGAAATTCCGCCAAATCAACGTTAA
- the rsx gene encoding LIMLP_03685 family anti-sigma factor, with product MNEKSKRILLQLFSNSSSAEKHSEDLINDSEAQREYFELMRVKTLLSSVDPNQFPIPPKNRISPWKKTGAFLLAAASLFVVFGIFLFYQTREDSYKIAVNLKASQGICEQNAPSNSQIELATKNQSYCDLTLDGLGTFSLRLFPNTLTSIESKGKTLRISVHSGSLLFSSVRKQEGISVEANSPHIRSVLLGTSLLVSAIPDKERILLIEGKIEVQSINAAETGEVIRMDAGSIAESAIDSSLNAPTAIQIGPLSAKEESVLRAQLDSLQKIRENKSLNKYEPTDLDSFQKIEESEQKSSRPFVQITTKDGRIKEGYLIEIGDYYTISTIDAGQIRIPRSSIVEMSTLRK from the coding sequence ATGAACGAAAAATCAAAACGAATTCTGCTTCAGCTTTTCTCCAACTCGTCTAGCGCGGAAAAACATTCAGAAGATCTAATAAATGATTCCGAGGCGCAAAGGGAATATTTCGAATTGATGCGTGTCAAAACGCTTTTGAGTTCTGTCGATCCGAATCAATTCCCGATACCTCCTAAGAATAGGATTTCTCCTTGGAAGAAAACCGGAGCATTTTTATTGGCGGCCGCGTCTCTATTTGTCGTTTTTGGAATATTCTTGTTTTATCAAACGAGAGAAGATTCTTACAAAATCGCAGTAAACTTGAAAGCAAGTCAGGGAATTTGCGAACAAAACGCCCCCTCGAATTCTCAAATTGAACTGGCTACAAAGAATCAATCCTATTGTGATCTGACGTTGGACGGACTCGGAACCTTCTCGCTCCGACTCTTTCCGAACACTCTCACATCGATTGAATCAAAAGGAAAAACGCTGAGAATTTCCGTTCACAGCGGTTCTCTCTTGTTTTCTTCCGTCCGCAAACAGGAAGGGATCTCGGTCGAGGCGAACAGTCCTCATATCCGTTCCGTCTTACTGGGAACTTCGTTGTTGGTTTCCGCGATTCCGGATAAAGAAAGAATTCTTTTGATCGAAGGAAAAATTGAAGTTCAATCTATAAACGCGGCTGAAACGGGAGAAGTCATCCGAATGGATGCAGGATCGATCGCGGAAAGCGCAATCGATTCTTCGCTGAACGCACCTACTGCGATCCAGATCGGCCCGTTATCGGCCAAAGAAGAATCCGTTCTGCGCGCCCAGCTCGATTCCTTGCAAAAAATTCGGGAGAACAAGTCGCTTAACAAATACGAACCGACGGATTTGGATTCCTTCCAAAAGATCGAGGAATCGGAACAAAAATCCTCCCGTCCCTTTGTTCAAATCACGACGAAGGACGGAAGGATCAAAGAAGGTTATTTGATCGAGATCGGAGATTATTACACGATCAGCACGATCGACGCCGGACAGATCCGAATTCCACGATCCTCCATCGTCGAAATGTCCACTCTAAGAAAATAA